A single genomic interval of Osmerus eperlanus chromosome 14, fOsmEpe2.1, whole genome shotgun sequence harbors:
- the prune2 gene encoding protein prune homolog 2 isoform X1 translates to MDLVPQSKMSSEGAEGRPAPPASLPLQGGPSQRKKLSAPRISLSLDQSEDDALETPDDLDINVDDLDTPDEGDYLDYTDHEMDWEDPPPANRSAAREPVEPIPTCSSEEERQDGRLWRSVVIGEQEHRINMKSIEPYQKVISHGGYYGNGVNAIIVFAACFLPDSDREDYHEVMENLFLYVISTLELMVAEDYMIVYLNGATPHRRMPGLGWLKKCYQMIDRRLRKNLKSFIIVHPSWFIRTFLAVTRPFISTKFSNKIKYVNSLTELQELIPMEYVHIPECIIRVDEELKEAAEHSKMNSFLQGPEPAQARPEPDKGSASSST, encoded by the exons ATGGACCTGGTGCCTCAGAGTAAGATGAGCTCCGAGGGAGCCGAGGGCAGACCTG ccCCTCCCGCCTCACTGCCCCTCCAGGGCGGCCCCTCCCAGAGGAAGAAGCTCTCCGCCCCCCGGATCAGTCTCTCATTGGACCAGAGCGAAGATGACGCCCTTGAGACGCCCGACGACCTGGACATTAACGTTGACGACCTGGACACACCCGACGAGGGAGATTACCTGGACTACACGGACCATGAAATGGACTGGGAGG ATCCTCCTCCAGCCAATCGTAGCGCAGCACGGGAGCCGGTTGAACCGATCCCGACTTGCAGTTCTGAGGAGGAGCGGCAGGATGGCCGGCTGTGGAGGTCGGTGGTCATCGGAGAGCAGGAACACCGCATCAACATGAAGAGCATCGAACCCTACCAGAAAGTCATCTCCCATGGAg GCTACTATGGAAACGGGGTTAACGCCATTATCGTGTTTGCGGCGTGTTTCCTGCCCGACAGCGACCGAGAGGACTACCACGAAGTCATGGAGAACCTCTTCCT GTATGTGATCAGCACCCTGGAGCTGATGGTGGCAGAGGACTACATGATTGTCTATCTGAATGGAGCCACGCCCCACCGCAGGATGCCTGGCCTGGGTTGGCTGAAGAAGTGCTACCAGATGATTGACAGGAG ACTCaggaagaatctgaagtcattCATCATCGTTCACCCATCCTGGTTCATCAGGACCTTCTTGGCTGTCACCAGACCCTTCATcag CACAAAGTTCAGCAACAAGATAAAGTATGTGAACAGCCTGACAGAGCTGCAGGAGCTCATCCCCATGGAATACGTCCACATCCCAGAGTGCATCATTAG AGTCGACGAGGAGCTGAAGGAAGCAGCAGAGCACTCAAA aaTGAACAGCTTTCTCCAGGGCCCGGAGCCAGCCCAAGCCAGACCAGA accAGACAAAGGCAGTGCCAGCAGCTCCACCTGA
- the pcsk5a gene encoding proprotein convertase subtilisin/kexin type 5 yields MVLLWLGSVLPQCLGVVYTNDWAVRITGGPETAESTLNKYGFVNMGQVGDLEEYYWFRHNGTQERSMVSNKDITRIISKETKVEWLQQQVIHSRTRRNSRASHIYSIDVRTKLDHHNQRSPNQTQTQTQDRGQSQNQAQTQAQAQTFTFNDPQWSSQWYLHCDDSSQSCPSSMNIEGAWRRGFTGRGVVVTVLDDGIDPRHPDLQTNYDPLASYDITENNPDPTPRYDITNTTNNHGTACAGIIAATANNSHCIVGVSFHARIGGIRMLDGDVTDIVEAQSLSFRPQHVDIYSASWGPEDDGRTVEGPGTLARLALEHAIRSGRKGRGSIFMWASGNGGRYGDHCSCDGYASSIYTISVSSSTRDGGQHAPLEPCASTLTTAYGAEEDQFLETATLDLKQGCTTVHSGSSVSTAMAAGVIALALDANPVLTWRDVQHLIVRTSQPGHLDDPDWYTNAAGYKVSHQYGFGLLDAERLVKEAESWRQVPPQHVCEETPMLNNSVIPEGSVLRSVHESTGCSSHPPHHVVYVEHVLVRVTVTHGRRGDLSIALTSPAGTRSQLLANRPLDQSTEGFRSWEFMTTHCWGERSSGKWSLEVLDMPSPKRENSIQGKLEEWALVFYGTSKHPYSMRREQARSAELPAGGSSSDDLSEEYSGPCDAECGEDGCEGPAPQQCVTCLHFFLKFKNNTRTCVSACPVGFWGDRHRCKKCYSSCESCNGSRSDQCTSCRPGHHLTEGTNSCTAKCGDNYYLDHDLNTCRRCSDSCLRCTSVNICTECKPGTSLQGNRCQRSCGAGSYLSDKEGEGASCQPCDQACATCAGGGAEACNQCAEGYLMEEWRCVFSCSPGFYATLATDDAGGQRMCRRCDAGCLTCVGPGSRNCSSCASGRPLQDGMCVVSTACGHGEYQDSHGACHACEATCMKCTGPKSEDCISCEPSWSLDEGRCEEECSQGKYQSGGQCHLCDHTCATCLESGPANCTSCDTDKFGTDRYLYSGECVDTCPEAFYHTQDNACAPCPAHCTVCSAPSRCLRCNSSYYVSNGFCSKLECGEGEVEDPEYDDCMACEEGCKKCVLYNPRHCLSCTDGFYKFQEGCYKNCPAKTYIVPEEMTCVPCDDNCVSCDEDQCYWCETDLFLSEGKCVPECPDGFYGDEDTQDCEECHPDCATCTGPDSDSCLSCEDEEKRAEDGECVPIQEACPEKTFYSDEGECEDCHASCSSCSGELKSQCVTCVKGRFLTAERTCVSRCPAGHFSNRTSGVCEACSPGCASCVGAQRCTRCQAARKTPFYLQDGLCVHQCLRGYPVGQVCHSCVPGCGSCEQNATHCVSCDAPLVLHQHQCVESCPPGHSLREGACQHCPLSCLHCDTQGQCTDCEEYHFLQEGHCVADCPEGFFEDSERRACERCHPDCELCDGARSDDCDACADPAATLLKGACLSHCPAHTYRNGRTGECEGCGLTCLTCSGPGLDACLSCKEGLKLDTQGHCAPLTSHCPPHHYQDQPSTDCHPCHKHCHQCYGPGKTHCFNCNQNHFLLNETCLDKCPVGYFQEEAGLRCEACHPSCQSCVGKHSHECLNCQPQLYRDSKDCVDTCQASYYGNAASRMCERCDPSCSECFGGAADECLSCAHRLLYLRKEGRCLSTCPQGHYRDSQHLTCEPCHPSCRSCSGVDPQVCESCDPGYSLSDGLCESQCSLGEYSIVQGEGHSCEDCHSSCLECRGPGLYNCTMCPSQAILASGGRCLLCCRKDGPTEEVEEEEGEGAGALADQQECCNCTETRGECVLSTNFAFRNEAEEESTGNLALFITTSILLLLGLAAVVLLVRRSRSKSPAPDIAPRGYEKLGSGGGGGGRQGGGLGSASSYGGHSSAGAGNFGESQLAGLGERGKAGAKDEDDDDEDEDIVYMGQDGTVYRKFRYGGIDDDQEDELEYDDESYTFR; encoded by the exons ATGGTCCTACTGTGGTTAGGGTCTGTACTGCCGCAGTGTCTGGGGGTGGTGTACACCAACGACTGGGCGGTGAGGATAACCGGGGGCCCAGAAACGGCAGAGAGTACCTTAAATAAATATGGATTTGTTAATATGGGACAG GTTGGAGATCTGGAGGAGTACTACTGGTTCCGCCACAACGGAACCCAGGAACGCTCTATGGTGTCCAACAAAGACATTACACGCATCATCTCCAAGGAAACCAAG GTGGAGTGGCTACAGCAGCAGGTGATACACAGCAGGACTAGGAGGAACTCCAGAGCCAGTCACATCTACTCCATCGACGTCAGGACTAAACTGGATCACCACAACCAACGCTCACCTAACcaaacccagacccagacccaggacagGGGCCAGTCCCAaaaccaggcccagacccaggcccaggcccagacctTTACCTTCAATGACCCCCAGTGGAGCAGCCAGTGGTATCTT cacTGTGATGACTCCTCCCAGAGCTGCCCGTCCTCCATGAACATAGAaggggcctggaggagaggcttCACCGGTCGAGGGGTGGTGGTGACTGTCCTGGACGACGGCATCGACCCACGCCATCCGGACCTTCAGACAAActat GATCCTCTCGCTAGCTATGACATCACTGAGAACAACCCGGACCCAACCCCCCGATATGacatcaccaacaccaccaacAA CCATGGGACAGCTTGCGCAGGGATCATCGCTGCAACTGCTAACAACTCCCACTGCATTGTGGGAGTGTCCTTCCACGCCAGAATAGGGG GCATTCGTATGCTGGATGGAGATGTGACAGACATAGTGGAGGCCCAATCCCTGAGCTTCAGGCCCCAGCATGTGGACATCTACTCGGCCAGCTGGGGGCCGGAGGACGATGGGAGGACTGTGGAGGGGCCTGGCACTCTAGCTCGCCTTGCCCTGGAGCACGCCATAcgctca ggcaggaaggggaggggctccatCTTCATGTGGGCGTCAGGTAACGGTGGGCGCTATGGCGACCACTGCTCCTGTGATGGTTATGCTAGCAGCATCTACACCATCTCTGTGTCCAGCTCTACCCGGGATGGGGGGCAGCATGCCCCCCTGGAACCCTGTGCTTCCACGCTTACGACCGCCTATGGTGCAGAGGAGGACCAGTTCCTGGAGACC GCAACCTTGGATCTGAAGCAAGGTTGTACcacagtgcattctgggagctCCGTCTCCACCGCCATGGCCGCTGGGGTCATCGCGCTTGCCCTGGATGCCAA TCCTGTGTTGACCTGGAGGGACGTCCAGCACCTGATCGTGAGAACATCCCAGCCTGGTCACCTTGACGACCCTGACTGGTACACCAACGCAGCAGGATACAAGG tgagccACCAGTATGGGTTTGGCCTGCTTGACGCAGAGCGTCTGGTGAAGGAGGCGGAGAGCTGGAGACAGGTCCCCccccagcatgtgtgtgaggagacCCCCATGCTGAACAACAG tgtcaTACCAGAAGGCTCTGTGCTGAGGTCTGTCCATGAGTCTACTGGCTGTTCCAGCCACCCCCCTCACCATGTGGTCTATGTGGAACATGTCCTTGTCCGAGTCACCGTCACACACGGTCGCCGTGGAGACCTCTCCATCGCGCTCACGTCACCCGCAGGAACCCGCTCTCAGCTGCTGGCCAACCG GCCTCTGGACCAATCAACTGAGGGCTTTCGGAGCTGGGAGTTCATGACCACTCACTGCTGGGGAGAAAGGTCTTCTGGGAAATGGAGTCTGGAGGTCCTCGACATGCCCTCtccaaagagagagaacagtatACAAG GGAAACTGGAAGAGTGGGCTCTGGTGTTTTATGGCACCTCCAAGCACCCGTACTCCATGCGACGTGAGCAAGCCCGCTCAGCTGAGCTGCCGGCCGGCGGCAGCAGCAGCGATGACCTCAGCGAGGAATACAGCG GACCATGTGACGCAGAGTGCGGTGAGGATGGCTGTGagggccccgccccccagcaGTGTGTCACGTGCTTACACTTCTTCCTCAAGTtcaagaacaacacaag GACATGCGTGTCAGCGTGCCCCGTGGGGTTCTGGGGCGACCGGCATCGCTGTAAGAAGTGCTATTCTTCCTGTGAGAGCTGCAACGGCAGTCGTAGTGACCAGTGCACTTCCTGTCGCCCCGGACACCACCTGACCGAAGGGACCAATAGCTGCACAGCTAAATGCGGGGACAACTACTACCTGGACCACG ATCTGAATACCTGCCGTCGATGCAGTGACAGCTGCCTGAGGTGCACTTCAGTCAACATCTGCACGGAATGCAAACCAGGCACGAG tcTCCAGGGTAACCGATGCCAGCGGAGCTGCGGAGCAGGAAGTTACCTTAGCgacaaggagggggagggggcctcCTGCCAGCCCTGCGACCAAGCCTGTGCCACCTGTGCAG gcGGCGGTGCGGAGGCGTGTAACCAGTGTGCGGAGGGATACctgatggaggagtggaggtgtgtgttctcgtgCAGCCCGGGGTTCTATGCCACGCTCGCCACGGACGACGCTGGCGGCCAGAGGATGTGTAGGAG GTGTGATGCCGGCTGTCTCACCTGTGTGGGACCAGGCAGCAGGAACTGCAGCAGCTGTGCCAGCGGACGCCCCCTGCAGGACGGCATGTGTGTGGTCAGCACCGCGTGTGGACACG GTGAGTACCAGGACAGTCATGGGGCGTGTCACGCGTGTGAGGCAACATGTATGAAGTGTACAGGGCCGAAGAGTGAGGACTGTATCAGCTGTGAGCCCTCATG GTCTCTGGACGAGGGTCGCTGTGAGGAGGAGTGTTCCCAGGGGAAGTACCAGTCTGGCGGGCAGTGCCACTTGTGTGACCACACCTGCGCCACCTGTCTGGAGAGTGGCCCTGCCAACTGCACTAGCTGTGACACAG ACAAGTTTGGAACGGACCGCTACTTGTACAGCGGCGAGTGTGTGGACACGTGTCCGGAGGCCTTCTATCACACCCAGGACAACGCCTGTGCGCCATGCCCCGCCCACTGCACCGTCTGCTCCGCCCCCTCCCGCTGCCTCCGCTGTAACTCCTCCTACTACGTCTCCAACGGCTTCTGCTCCAAGCTGGAgtgtggagagg gtgaAGTAGAGGATCCAGAGTATGACGACTGCATGGCCTGTGAGGAAGGCTGCAAGAAGTGTGTCCTCT ATAACCCCAGACACTGCCTGTCCTGCACAGACGGCTTCTACAA GTTTCAGGAGGGCTGCTACAAGAACTGCCCAGCCAAGACGTACATCGTGCCCGAGGAGATGACTTGTGTTCCGTGCGATGACAACTGCGTGAGCTGCGATGAGGACCAGTGCTACTGGTGTGAGACAGACCTCTTCTTATCAG AGGGGAAGTGTGTACCAGAGTGTCCTGACGGTTTCTACGGCGATGAGGACACCCAGGACTGCGAGGAGTGTCACCCGGACTGCGCGACGTGTACCGGGCCAGACAGCGACAGCTGTCTGTCCTGCGAAGACGAGGAAAAGAGGGCAGAAGATGGGGAGTGTGTCCCCATCCAGGAGGCTTGTCCAGAGAAGACCTTCTACAGTG ACGAGGGCGAGTGTGAGGACTGCCACGCCTCCTGCAGCTCCTGCTCTGGGGAGCTGAAGAGCCAGTGTGTCACCTGCGTCAAAG ggcgcTTCCTGACAGCAGAGAGGACATGCGTGTCCAGGTGTCCAGCGGGCCACTTCAGCAACCGGACcagcggtgtgtgtgaggcgtgttcgCCGGGCTGCGCTTCATGTGTGGGCGCCCAGCGCTGCACGCGCTGTCAGGCCGCACGCAAGACCCCCTTCTACCTGCAAGACGGACTCTGTGTCCACCAGTGCCTGAG ggGTTATCCTGTAGGCCAGGTGTGTCAcagctgtgttccaggctgtggCTCCTGTGAGCAGAATGCCACCCACTGTGTGAGCTGTGACGCCCCCCTGGTCCTGCACCAACACCAGTGTGTGGAGTCCTGCCCCCCCGGACACTCCCTCAGGGAGGGGGCATGTCAACACTGCCCCCTGTCCTGCCTGCACTGTGACACACAGGGCCAGTGCACAg attgtgaGGAGTACCACTTCCTCCAGGAGGGGCACTGCGTGGCCGACTGCCCCGAGGGCTTCTTTGAGGACTCGGAGCGGCGTGCGTGCGAGCGCTGTCACCCGGACTGCGAGCTGTGTGACGGGGCGCGCTCCGACGACTGCGACGCCTGCGCCGACCCGGCCGCCACGCTGCTCAAGGGGGCGTGTCTCTCCCACTGCCCCGCCCACACCTACAGGAACGGTCGGACCGGGGAGTGCGAAG GCTGTGGTTTGACGTGCCTTACCTGCTCGGGGCCCGGCCTGGACGCCTGCCTGAGCTGCAAGGAGGGTTTGAAGCTGGACACACAGGGCCACTgtgcccccctcacctcccactgccCCCCACACCACTACCAGGACCAGCCCTCCACGGACTGTCACCCCTGCCACAAGCACTGCCACCAGTGCTATGGACCTGGCAAGACCCACTGTTTCAACTGCAACCAGAACCACTTCCTGCTCA ATGAAACCTGCCTGGACAAGTGCCCGGTGGGCTACTTCCAGGAGGAGGCGGGACTGAGGTGTGAAGCCTGCCACCCCTCCTGCCAGTCCTGCGTGGGTAAACACAGCCACGAGTGCCTGAACTGCCAGCCCCAGCTGTACCGGGACAGCAAGGACTGTGTAGACACCTGCCAGGCCAG TTACTATGGTAACGCGGCCTCGAGGATGTGCGAGAGGTGTGACCCGAGCTGCAGCGAGTGTTTTGGGGGCGCGGCCGACGAGTGCCTGAGCTGCGCTCATAGGCTGCTGTACCTGAGGAAGGAGGGGCgatgtctgtccacctgtcccCAGGGACACTACCGGGACAGCCAGCACCTGACCTGTGAACCCTGTCACCCCAGCTGTAGGAGCTGCTCTG GTGTGGACCCCCAGGTGTGTGAGTCATGTGACCCAGGATACAGCCTCTCTGATGGGCTGTGTGAGTCCCAGTGCAGCCTGGGAGAGTACTCCATCGTCCAG GGAGAGGGTCACAGCTGCGAGGACTGCCACAGCTCCTGTCTGGAGTGCAGAGGGCCGGGCCTCTACAACTGCACCATGTGTCCCTCCCAGGCCATCCTGGCCTCTGGGGGGCGCTGTCTGCTCTGCTGCAGGAAGGACGGCCCcacagaggaagtggaggaggaggagggggagggggcgggggcgctAGCAGACCAGCAGGAGTGTTGTAACTGCACTGAGACCAGAG GGGAGTGTGTCCTCAGCACCAACTTTGCCTTCCGAaacgaggcagaggaggagtcgACGGGCAACCTGGCGCTCTtcatcaccacctccatcctcctcctcctcggcctcGCCGCCGTCGTCCTCCTCGTCCGGCGCTCCCGCTCCAAGAGCCCCGCCCCCGACATCGCCCCCCGCGGCTACGAGAAGCTGGGCtccggcgggggagggggggggaggcaaggCGGCGGCCTAGGCTCCGCCTCCTCCTACGGGGGCCACTCCAGCGCCGGCGCCGGGAACTTTGGCGAGTCTCAGTTGGCGGGCCTGGGCGAGCGGGGGAAGGCCGGGGCGAAGGACGAGGACGATgacgacgaggacgaggacATCGTGTACATGGGCCAGGACGGGACGGTGTACCGCAAGTTCCGCTACGGCGGGATCGACGACGACCAGGAGGACGAGCTGGAGTACGACGACGAGAGCTACACCTTCCGGTGA
- the prune2 gene encoding protein prune homolog 2 isoform X2, with protein sequence MDLVPQSKMSSEGAEGRPAPPASLPLQGGPSQRKKLSAPRISLSLDQSEDDALETPDDLDINVDDLDTPDEGDYLDYTDHEMDWEDPPPANRSAAREPVEPIPTCSSEEERQDGRLWRSVVIGEQEHRINMKSIEPYQKVISHGGYYGNGVNAIIVFAACFLPDSDREDYHEVMENLFLYVISTLELMVAEDYMIVYLNGATPHRRMPGLGWLKKCYQMIDRRLRKNLKSFIIVHPSWFIRTFLAVTRPFISTKFSNKIKYVNSLTELQELIPMEYVHIPECIIRVDEELKEAAEHSKMNSFLQGPEPAQARPE encoded by the exons ATGGACCTGGTGCCTCAGAGTAAGATGAGCTCCGAGGGAGCCGAGGGCAGACCTG ccCCTCCCGCCTCACTGCCCCTCCAGGGCGGCCCCTCCCAGAGGAAGAAGCTCTCCGCCCCCCGGATCAGTCTCTCATTGGACCAGAGCGAAGATGACGCCCTTGAGACGCCCGACGACCTGGACATTAACGTTGACGACCTGGACACACCCGACGAGGGAGATTACCTGGACTACACGGACCATGAAATGGACTGGGAGG ATCCTCCTCCAGCCAATCGTAGCGCAGCACGGGAGCCGGTTGAACCGATCCCGACTTGCAGTTCTGAGGAGGAGCGGCAGGATGGCCGGCTGTGGAGGTCGGTGGTCATCGGAGAGCAGGAACACCGCATCAACATGAAGAGCATCGAACCCTACCAGAAAGTCATCTCCCATGGAg GCTACTATGGAAACGGGGTTAACGCCATTATCGTGTTTGCGGCGTGTTTCCTGCCCGACAGCGACCGAGAGGACTACCACGAAGTCATGGAGAACCTCTTCCT GTATGTGATCAGCACCCTGGAGCTGATGGTGGCAGAGGACTACATGATTGTCTATCTGAATGGAGCCACGCCCCACCGCAGGATGCCTGGCCTGGGTTGGCTGAAGAAGTGCTACCAGATGATTGACAGGAG ACTCaggaagaatctgaagtcattCATCATCGTTCACCCATCCTGGTTCATCAGGACCTTCTTGGCTGTCACCAGACCCTTCATcag CACAAAGTTCAGCAACAAGATAAAGTATGTGAACAGCCTGACAGAGCTGCAGGAGCTCATCCCCATGGAATACGTCCACATCCCAGAGTGCATCATTAG AGTCGACGAGGAGCTGAAGGAAGCAGCAGAGCACTCAAA aaTGAACAGCTTTCTCCAGGGCCCGGAGCCAGCCCAAGCCAGACCAGAGTAA